The following are from one region of the Micromonas commoda chromosome 12, complete sequence genome:
- a CDS encoding predicted protein — protein MRREVLECIENGRASVVSGATGCGKTTQVPQYVFENAVRAGRGGECSVIITQPRRLSAIAVAERVAQERCERIGDTVGYSIRLESRQSSNTRLLFCTTGILLRRLQSDPDLRGVSHVIVDEVHERDLLSDFLLVILRRLAARREDFRLVAMSATVNAELFKGYFERVVPGECGCVEIPGRTFPVAEYRLEDAIEATGYVCEPDSEFALGADGKPQGGGGGGRTFNPLSGGGARRSKAMAATVDEEKINMELIEMLVQLIADEYEDGAILIFLPGMAEIRGLHERLASSLDDVEKRFILIPLHSTLSSEEQRLTFSKPLPGVRKVVMATNIAETSITIDDVVFVIDSGRVRETQYDPTSRMSSLVTAWCSRASSRQRRGRAGRVREGYCFHLYSSARESKLADFTTPEILRTPLDALCLQIKILRLGDVREFLAQAIEPPPEGAIASALRSLAELDAIDASDELTPLGHHLAELPVDARLGKMMLYGAMFSCLDPVLTIAAGVGFRSPFVSPMDKRDEADEAKRKIAGAGATSDHLTLVRAYAGWIRAKARGRGFERDFLAKTFLSAQTLRQISEMRQQYVELLDQIGFLRSGTGLLGGKKDEDDGPEQTPRGGNARGVKRGGGFKASAERALAAASVNAGNEPLVRAVICAGLFPNVAVVESGDGDAYLHPTSVVFGLSKFEHRFLLFHEKVKTAKVYIRDATMIGPYPLLLFGGKVAVDHGRSQATCDGWIRFRAAPRVAVLFKALRKELDGLLMQKIATPELNMAKKSGDLVRTIVELLDTESEVAAEARRAMRDAEAAATRDDKEV, from the exons ATGCGCCGAGAGGTGCTGGAGTGCATCGAGAACGgacgcgcgtccgtcgtgaGCGGCGCTACCGGCTGCGGCAAGACGACGCAAGTGCCGCAGTACGTCTTTGAAAACGCGGTGCgagccggccgcggcggcgagtgctCGGTCATTATCACGCAGCCGCGCAGGCtgagcgccatcgccgtcgccgagcgcgtcgcgcaggaGCGGTGCGAGCGCATAGGCGACACCGTGGGGTACAGCATCAGGCTTGAATCGCGGCAGAGCTCCAACACCAGGCTCCTCTTCTGCACGACGGGGATCCTCCTCAGGCGGCTTCAGTCGGACCCCGACCTTCGCGGGGTGTcgcacgtcatcgtcgacgaggtgcaCGAGCGCGATTTGCTCAGCGATTTCCTCCTCGTCATTCTCCgcaggctcgcggcgcggcgtgaGGACTTCAGGCTCGTCGCCATGTCCGCCACCGTCAACGCGGAGCTGTTTAAGGGTTACTTTGAGCGGGTGGTGCCCGGGGAGTGCGGCTGCGTCGAGATCCCCGGCCGAACCTTCCCGGTCGCCGAGTACCGACtggaggacgccatcgaggccACCGGGTACGTGTGCGAGCCCGACAGCGAgttcgcgctcggcgcaGACGGTAAACctcagggcggcgggggcggcggtcgcacTTTCAATCCCCTTTCGGGGGGTGGCGCGAGAAGGAGCAAAGCCATGGCCGCC acggtggacgaggagaagaTAAACATGGAGCTCATAGAGATGCTGGTGCAGCTCATCGCGGATGAGTACGAGGATGGCGCGATTTTGATCTTCCTCCCGGGCATGGCCGAGATCAGAGGCTTGCACGAGCGTCTCGCGTCTTCGCTGGACGACGTGGAAAAGCGATTCATACTGATTCCACTGCACTCCACCCTGTCCTCCGAGGAGCAGCGCCTGACGTTCAGCAAACCCCTGCCCGGGGTTCGTAAGGTTGTCATGGCCACGAACATCGCGGAGACGTCCATcaccatcgacgacgtcgtaTTCGTCATCGACAGCGGCCGCGTGAGGGAGACCCAGTACGACCCAACATCGCGAATGTCGTCCCTGGTCACCGCGTGGTGCAGCCGCGCGAGCAGTAGGCAGCGTAGgggccgcgccggtcgcgtccgcgaggggtACTGCTTCCACCTCTACTCGAGCGCCCGGGAGTCGAAACTCGCCGATTTCACGACGCCCGAGATTCTTCGAACCCCGCTGGACGCGCTGTGCCTGCAGATCAAGATCCTTCGACTCGGAGACGTCAGGGAGTTTCTGGCGCAGGCCATCGAGCCCCCGCCCGAGGGtgccatcgcgtccgcgctcagATCACTCGCGGAactggacgccatcgacgcgagcgacgagctCACGCCGCTGGGCcaccacctcgccgagctgccAGTGGACGCGAGGCTGGGCAAGATGATGCTCTACGGCGCCATGTTCTCGTGCCTAGACCCCGTGCtgaccatcgccgcgggcgtcgggttCAGGTCGCCCTTCGTCTCCCCGATGGACAAGCGGGACGAGGCTGACGAGGCGAAGAGGAAGATCGCGGGTGCCGGCGCCACCTCGGACCACCTGACGCTGGTCAGGGCGTACGCGGGATGGATCCGCGCCAAggctcgcgggcggggtTTCGAGCGGGACTTTCTCGCAAAGACGTTCCTGTCCGCGCAGACGCTGCGGCAGATCAGCGAGATGCGGCAGCAGTACGTGGAGCTCTTGGACCAGATCGGGTTTCTTCGCTCGGGAACCGGTTTGCTCGGGGGTaagaaggacgaggacgacgg ACCCGAGCAAACGCCCCGAGGAGGAAACGCGAGGGGTGTCAAGAGAGGAGGCGGGTTTAAAGCGTCGGCGGAGCGAGCGTTGGCAGCGGCGAGCGTCAACGCCGGAAACGAACccctcgtgcgcgcggtgaTTTGCGCGGGACTCTTTCCCAACGTCGCCGTGGTGGAGAGC ggcgacggcgacgcgtatTTGCATCCCACTTCGGTGGTGTTTGGTTTGTCCAAGTTTGAGCACAGGTTTCTGCTGTTCCACGAGAAGGTCAAGACGGCGAAGGTGTACATAAGGGACGCCACGATGATCGGGCCGTACCCGCTGCTGCTGTTCGGAGGCAAGGTGGCCGTGGACCACGGTCGGTCGCAAGCCACGTGCGACGGATGGATCAGGTTCAgggccgcgccgagggtggcTGTGTTGTTCAAAGCCTTGAggaaggagctcgacgggCTGCTGATGCAGAAGATTGCGACGCCCGAGCTGAACATGGCGAAAAAATCGGGCGACTTGGTGAGGACCATCGTCGAGCTGCTGGACACGGAgtcggaggtggcggcggaggcgaggagggcgatgagggacgcggaggccgcggcgacgcgcgacgataAGGAGGTGTGA
- a CDS encoding predicted protein, giving the protein MAETEASVEAPPAAVDPRPEPPLGDASIAEVSNGAMRDDSADGPGTPAPATPKKQTILEASPAAAVDESEREKDDESPGAVALFDLDHTIIDTNSSWHWVQHEVNNGKVGFGMLMTALYWFSRYALGLGAGAERAGAEAAELYAGEMEDDLNERVVTFFRKELSHRVRPGCKEAMARHKADGVRCVMCTSSWQHPARAAAELYGLESAHADVISSVMEVDQSTGRLTGRIQKVAYGDGKHLVTKEWATRANVDLAKCWFYTDSFSDVALMEAVGFPVAVNPDARLRKHAQEKGWPVEDWGLAEDKSKKPRYAYACLTMKGSSQGPG; this is encoded by the coding sequence atggcggagacggaggcgtcggTCGAGGCGCCCCCGGCCGCGGTGGATCCGCGTCCGGAGCCCCCGCTCGGCGATGCGTCCATCGCGGAAGTGTCGAACGGCGCGATGCGTGACGACTCGGCGGACGGACCGggaacgcccgcgcccgccaccccAAAGAAGCAAACGATCCTCGAAGCCTCCCCAGCCGCGGCCGTGGACGAGTCCGAGCGCGAGAAGGATGATGAatcgccgggcgcggtggcgctcttCGACCTGGACCACACCATCATAGACACGAACAGCAGCTGGCACTGGGTGCAGCACGAGGTGAACAACGGCAAGGTGGGTTTCGGCATGCTGATGACGGCGCTGTACTGGTTCTCGAGGTACGCCCTCGGCctgggcgcgggagccgaacgagcgggcgcggaggctgccgagctCTACGCCGGGGAGATGGAGGATGACCTGAACGAGCGGGTCGTCACGTTCTTCCGCAAGGAACTGTCGCACAGGGTTCGGCCGGGGTGTAAGGAGGCGATGGCCAGGCACAAGGCGGACGGCGTGCGATGCGTGATGTGCACGAGCTCGTGGCAGCATCcagctcgagccgccgccgagctctaCGGGTTGGAGTCGGCGCACGCAGACGTCATCTCATCCGTCATGGAGGTGGACCAGAGCACGGGGCGACTGACTGGACGGATTCAGAAGGTGGCGTACGGGGACGGTAAGCATTTAGTGACGAAGGAGTGGGCGACACGCGCGAACGTCGACCTGGCCAAGTGCTGGTTCTACACGGATTCCTTctcggacgtcgcgctcatGGAGGCTGTCGGCTTTCCAGTCGCGGTGAACCCGGATGCGCGGTTGAGGAAACACGCGCAGGAGAAAGGATGGCCGGTGGAGGACTGGGGTCTGGCGGAGGATAAGAGTAAGAAACCGAGGTACGCGTACGCGTGCCTGACGATGAAGGGGTCCTCCCAAGGGCCGGGGTGA
- a CDS encoding predicted protein, whose product MGQKQKIREAKKASGDLKVDKTTRAGYDRNNVAEVIKRLKQMAKEDTDRFDKMDLAETLERLEQSERVAATIGAAYDVEMARKRALLRCFVEHGITPPAPETRESAAGFNEGVLVNPSNATASVAAPDATATDATTEVSEVSVDDAKRQLAYSQFEARRKLAVAKETREHNDAMVRELRERGLEAPETGASTATGAD is encoded by the coding sequence ATGGGGCAGAAACAGAAGATCCGggaggccaagaaggctTCCGGCGACCTCAAGGTGGACAAGACCACGCGCGCCGGGTACGACCGCAacaacgtcgccgaggtgatCAAGCGTCTGAAGCAGATGGCGAAGGAGGACACCGACAGGTTCGATAAGATGGACCTCGCCGAGACCCTCGAGCGGCTGGAGCAGAGCGAGCGGGTGGCCGCGACGATTggcgccgcgtacgacgtgGAGATGGCTCGCAAACGCGCGCTGCTGCGATGCTTCGTGGAGCACGGCATaaccccgccggcgccggagacgcgcgagagcgccgcggggttcaaCGAGGGCGTGCTGGTGAACCCGTCAAACGCAACCGCGTcagtcgccgcccccgacgcaACTGCCACTGACGCAACCACGGAGGTATCGGAGGTatcggtggacgacgcgaagaggCAGCTCGCGTACAGCCAGTTCGAGGCCAGGCGGAAGCTCGCGGTGGCCAAAGAGACCCGGGAGCACAACGACGCGATGGTGAGGGAGTTACGGGAGCGGGGATTGGAAGCGCCAGAGACGGGGGCGTCaaccgcgacgggggcggacTGA
- a CDS encoding predicted protein: MPKEFTGWDNNSTNARPGFSRAVGRSLVPGRSGSDYPKYTFEGAVEITSQRNTRGTLQYWEGVKAGTEDPEANFRIAKETRARQRSSAVGAALKFPPEILGDVYGDPVEAKKRAQLQRALSHDQRAALQKELLDGWAQVAGDDKAMKSAFSAMKEPSEAAPPAPDTPVKVDLVVTESPTKDEPANAPPPSAFKRSMPTVPYSQCYTDVVSYGGVKNEAFTSISA, from the exons ATGCCGAAGGAATTCACCGGTTGGGATAACAACTCCACCAACGCCCGCCCGGGCTTCTCCCGTGCGGTCGGCAGGAGCCTCGTGCCCGGCCGCTCCGGCTCCG ACTACCCCAAGTACACattcgagggcgccgtcgagatTACGTCGCAGCGCAACACTCGCGGCACCCTGCAGTACTGGGAAGGCGTCAAGGCTGGTACCGAAGACCCAGAGGCGAATTTCCGGATTGCGAaggagacccgcgcgaggcagcgctcctccgccgtcggagCCGCGCTCAAGTTCCCCCCCGagatcctcggcgacgtttACGGCGATCCCGTCGAGGCAAAGAAGCGCGCGcagctccagcgcgcgctctcTCACGACCAACGCGCGGCCCTCCAGAAGGAGCTCCTGGACGGCTGGGCGCAGGTGGCTGGCGACGACAAAGCGATGAAGTCAGCCTTTTCGGCGATGAAGGAACCCTCCGAAGCCGCCCCGCCGGCTCCCGACACCCCGGTCAAGGTGGACCTGGTCGTCACCGAGTCACCGACCAAGGACGAACCCGCCAACGCCCCGCCCCCCTCCGCGTTCAAGCGTTCCATGCCCACCGTGCCTTACTCGCAGTGCTACACCGACGTGGTGTCCTACGGAGGGGTGAAGAACGAGGCGTTCACCTCCATCAGCGCGTGA
- a CDS encoding predicted protein has product MFATNRIERAITTSPRVSSPAKRRSASRRAPPVSNAIPTDEMRTHRSRVGAGVAAAAASLALAALNPHAALAVGPVSVPFDDVRYEEVPCEKGTMSSVGGAVNVRAGVTCVKFTARATNPSAKWLNNADVYGRVYDDTGSAVTDVAENNRIAYVDVVPAGTGDVTFVLTMGKNQFDAGPLHWQGLKASGFAGKILPGQTGATGLLGENECDLAPDPAECEEERALMANIR; this is encoded by the coding sequence ATGTTCGCCACGAATCGAATCGAGCGAGCTatcacgacgtcgccgcgcgtctcgtcccCCGCGAAGCGTCGGTCCGCGTCCCGTCGAGCGCCACCCGTCTCGAACGCTATCCCGACGGACGAGATGCGAACCCATCGATCGAGAGTCGGCGCGGgtgtcgcggcggccgcggcttccctcgcgctcgccgcgctgaacccccacgccgcgctcgccgtgggTCCGGTTTCCGTCCCCTTCGATGACGTGCGGTACGAGGAGGTGCCGTGCGAGAAGGGCACGATGAGCTCGGTGGGCGGAGCCGTcaacgtccgcgccggcgtgacGTGCGTCAagttcaccgcgcgcgccaccaaCCCGTCCGCAAAGTGGTTGAACAACGCGGACGTGTACGGTCGCGTGTACGACGACACCGGCAGCGCGGTaacggacgtcgcggagaacAACAGGATCGCgtacgtcgacgtcgtcccggCTGGCACCGGCGACGTGACCTTCGTGCTGACGATGGGCAAAAATCAATTCGACGCGGGCCCGTTGCACTGGCAGGGACTAAAGGCCAGCGGGTTCGCGGGCAAGATCCTGCCCGGCcagacgggggcgacggggttgCTCGGGGAGAACGAGTGCGACCTGGCgccggacccggcggagtgcgaggaggagcgagcCCTGATGGCCAACATCCGATGA
- a CDS encoding predicted protein encodes MRDDDIDNSRTITVLYGGPIAKEVADVVVGRMKDQSVFQHVKLGDIAKYQEYGIETVDQRDMLDAATIAVLPEPGWEGPDPKTVDEVFLLVMETGEMEEAVGGGITFLRDTMTSARTNREQRTDWVRCMHIARDDKTTRVAYAVLAVGDTDAMPERAMYRSKQNTAADCNQAGQLADKVMEQLGGVRLCPRGEIDVARDEVDRDVAAFIDTRLLPALVP; translated from the exons ATGCGCGACGATGATATCGACAACAGTAGGACGATCACGGTGCTGTATGGCGGCCCCATCGCCAAAGAG GTGGCTGACGTCGTCGTTGGTCGCATGAAGGATCAGAGCGTGTTCCAACACGTGAAGCTCGGCGATATTGCCAAGTACCAGGAGTACGGCATCGAGACCGTGGATCAGCGCGATATGTTAGACGCGGCTACAATAGCGGTGCTGCCAGAACCCGGGTGGGAGGGTCCAGATCCAAAAACCGTCGACGAAGTGTTCCTACTGGTGATGGAGACTGGCGAGATGGAGGAAGCGGTTGGAGGAGGGATCACCTTCCTGAGGGACAcgatgacgagcgcgaggaccaACAGGGAGCAACGAACGGACTGGGTGCGCTGTATGCAcatcgcgagggacgacAAAACGACCCGGGTCGCGTACGCGGTGCTGGCCGTCGGTGACACGGATGCCATGCCCGAGCGAGCCATGTACAGGAGTAAGCAgaacaccgcggcggactGTAACCAGGCGGGTCAACTCGCGGATAAGGTCATGGAGCAGCTAGGCGGGGTGCGACTGTGTCCCAGGGGGGagatcgacgtcgcgagggacgaggtGGATCGGGACGTGGCCGCGTTCATAGATACGCGACTGTTGCCCGCGTTGGTCCCGTAG
- a CDS encoding predicted protein: MAALTLGREVQVRARIKSIYNKRQMDFNELREYNDYLEQVEDIIFNLCEGIDVKATEAKVDAYRKENAGEIARLNKRNEEEDRRIAEAKGSEWAPRRMSLDGSDVGDTPGPTGGAGGFGGMFGHTPGTGGGGGGGPPRPVMAVPKPTAMPQSGGKAAHGAWDHGLDQSAEGRAKREAAIAKACGVDMHALGMARARQEALQSIFC, translated from the exons ATGGCCGCGCTTACGCTGGGCCGTGAGGTCCAGGTCCGCGCACGGATCAAATCCAT ATACAACAAGCGGCAGATGGACTTCAACGAGCTGCGCGAGTACAACGATTACCTCGAGCAGGTGGAGGACATCATCTTCAACCTATGCGAGGGCATCGATGtcaaggcgacggaggccAAGGTGGATGCCTACAGGAAGGAGAACGCGGGCGAGATCGCGAGGCTGAACAAACGGAACGAAGAGGAAGACAGGCGgatcgcggaggcgaaggggAGCGAGTGGGCGCCACGGAGGATGTCGCTGGACGGCTCGGACGTGGGCGACACGCCAGGTCccacgggcggcgccggagggtTCGGTGGCATGTTCGGTCACACGCCgggcacgggcggcggcggcggcggcgggccgccCAGGCCGGTGATGGCGGTGCCCAAGCCCACGGCCATGCCGCAGAGCGGGGGCAAGGCGGCTCACGGCGCGTGGGACCACGGCCTGGATCAGTCGGCGGAGGGACGGGCGAaacgggaggcggcgatcgcaAAGGCGTGTGGGGTGGACATGCACGCCCTGGGgatggcgagggcgaggcaGGAGGCTCTCCAGAGCATCTTCTGCTGA
- a CDS encoding predicted protein, whose translation MVANAAAASLGAMQTNAALRRGSFVPSVRGVATFAPPRRLTRARFPVVRAAQGPAESNEDYEARLHAEATAAVERRILKVVPADLLGSIAIPQKLVEIRSYVRWEEAGKPEDTSREWQAREYQAALIDLKLEMLAGGNLNDVRRRYQLDTEFGEDSPMHSPSKEELEMLKKALAISKEPEYYSDEKAQEEIDAEATALAARVAAASAISAPGPAMPPPPVAAAAAAAAAPAPGDAKKAEKLRLKAEAEAQMKKLQEQMKALEEEEEEEDAELAKRVAAAATAVVPPPPPVPAPPAPAPAPAAQSSEAKPVFKPAGAAAPDTSKARALSAAKAAAEAELKAAEAEMRAAQAALKAAAAKREADAKKSATVLGDELRMGHVPADVAKSTYGVKAKAADLEAKAKAKKDAQKKVDALFIEPGVENPTQIKAEAKRLIEMELAKEEEILAAKRSTEPAKPVAVTPTPPASPVPRSPTAASIKSDIPELVDEVAGEVANIEDFQPKYVTGAAVDERLAKIEALHAAQLKAIKKEHEEELLKAKLSVETDGASSSAEKQLRAKLGELVRALEVSNKQCKGLKEKLAATSEELATEKKISGKAGEVLAAHKTNEMMIKTLKKELSVALEVQATAEKRAQAAEKEAAAAKVDMDVNTGKSESLEERVKELEAELSEAQEVIAEFKASWEADRKVIAVLSKMKDAPEAQAKIAAAAAEESSSSSVFSKWAAGVTRVLVGEPAADRDVAAEKLKASAIKWSPKYDAIEAEKAKAEKAKPYARQGGSATIAMLRARKETAERAVDENARARQANWLEAAEQATEAAAAFEEEKEEEEEPEPVKAPAPVKSNAVPAVPKARKIPLPGDKLPPAAPAKATAPSVPPPGANAVVKTAEDAVDIQKPPTATGKAAAPVAMPKPTAMPKFIPAASKAADDKKGPGGWSSSHLPPTR comes from the coding sequence ATGGTCGCtaacgccgcggccgcgtcgctcggcgcgatgcagacgaacgccgcgctccgcaGGGGCTCGTTCGTCCCCTCCGTCCGTGGGGTCGCAACCTTCGCCCCACCCAGGCGCCTGACGCGAGCCCGCTTCcccgtcgtgcgcgccgcgcagggcCCCGCGGAGAGCAACGAGGACTACGAGGCTCGCCTCCACGCCgaggccaccgcggccgTCGAGCGTCGCATCCTCAAGGTTGTCCCCGCGGATCTCCTCGGGTCCATCGCCATCCCCCAGAAGCTCGTCGAGATCCGCTCGTACGTGCGATGGGAGGAGGCCGGCAAGCCCGAGGACACCAGCAGGGAGTGGCAGGCGCGCGAGTATcaggcggcgctcatcgacCTGAAGCTCGAGATGCTCGCGGGCGGTAACCTCAACGACGTCCGCCGCAGGTACCAGCTCGATACCGAGTTCGGCGAGGACTCCCCCATGCACTCCCCGTccaaggaggagctcgagatgCTCAAGAAGGCGCTCGCCATCTCCAAGGAGCCCGAGTACTACTCCGACGAGAAGGCccaggaggagatcgacgcggaggcgaccgccctcgccgcgcgcgtcgccgcggcgtccgccatctccgcgcccggcccggccatgcccccgccccccgtcgccgccgccgccgccgccgccgccgcgcccgcccccggggatgcgaaaaaggcggagaagctccggctcaaggcggaggctgaggcgcaAATGAAGAAGCTCCAGGAACAGATGAAggccctcgaggaggaggaggaggaggaggatgccgagctcgccaagcgcgtcgccgccgcggccaccgccgtggtgcctcccccgcccccggttcccgcgccccccgcccccgcccccgcccccgcggcgcaaTCGTCCGAAGCTAAGCCGGTTTTCAagccggcgggcgccgccgccccggatACCTccaaggcgagggcgctcagcgccgccaaggctgccgccgaggctgagctcaaggctgccgaggctgagatgcgcgcggcgcaggctgcgctcaaggctgccgccgccaagcgcgaggctgacgccAAGAAGTCGGCCacggtgctcggcgacgagctccgcatgggccacgtccccgccgacgtcgccaagtCCACCTACGGcgtcaaggccaaggctgccgacctcgaggccaaggccaaggccaagaaggaTGCCCAGAAGAAGGTCGATGCCCTCTTCATCGAGCCCGGCGTCGAGAACCCCACGCAAatcaaggctgaggccaagCGTCTCATCGAGATGGAActggccaaggaggaggagatcctcgcggcgaagaggtcCACCGAGCCCGCGaagcccgtcgccgtgacTCCCACCCCTCCCGCTTCCCCCGTCCCGAGAagccccaccgccgcgtccatcaaGAGCGACATcccggagctcgtcgacgaagTCGCGGGGGAGGTTGCGAACATCGAGGACTTCCAGCCCAAGTAtgtcaccggcgccgccgtggacgagcgcctcgcgaagATTGAGGCTCTCCACGCCGCGCAGCTCAAGGCGATCAAGAAGGAGCACGAGGAGGAGCTGCTCAAGGCTAAACTCTCCGTCGAGAccgacggcgcgtcctcctccgcggagaaGCAACTGAGGgccaagctcggcgagctcgtccgggCGCTGGAGGTTAGCAACAAGCAGTGCAAGGGCCTCAaggagaagctcgccgccacctccgaggagctcgcgaccGAGAAGAAGATCTCCGGTAAGGCTGGcgaggtcctcgcggcgcacaaGACGAACGAGATGATGATCAAGACGCTCAAGAAGGAGCTCTCCGTGGCGCTGGAGGTTCAGGCGACGGCTGAGAagcgcgcgcaggcggctgagaaggaggcggcggcggccaaggttGACATGGACGTGAACACGGGCAAGAGCGAGTCCCTCGAGGAGCGggtgaaggagctcgaggccgaGCTCTCCGAGGCGCAGGAGGTCATCGCGGAGTTCAAGGCTTCCTGGGAGGCTGACCGCAAGGTGATTGCCGTCCTTTCCAAGATGAAGGATGCCCCCGAGGCGCAAGCCAAaatagccgccgccgcggcggaggaatcttcctcctccagcgTGTTCAGCAAGTGGGCCGCCGGCGTGACCCGGGTGCTCGTgggcgagcccgccgccgatcgcgacgtggcggcggagaagctcAAGGCTTCCGCCATCAAGTGGTCGCCCAAgtacgacgccatcgaggctgagaaggccaaggctgagaaggcgAAGCCCTACGCGAGGCAGGGGGGCAGCGCCACCATCGCCATGCTCCGTGCCAGGAAGGAgaccgcggagcgcgccgtcgacgagaacgcgcgggcgagacAGGCCAACTGgctcgaggctgccgagcaggcgacggaggctgcggcggcgtttgaggaggagaaggaggaggaggaggagcccgagccggtGAAGGCGCCCGCTCCCGTCAAGTCCAACGCCGTGCCCGCCGTGCCCAAGGCGAGGAAGATCCCCCTCCCGGGCGACAAGcttccccccgccgcgcccgccaaggccaccgcgccctccgTCCCTCCCCCCGGCGCCAACGCCGTGGTGAAGAcagccgaggacgccgtcgacatCCAGAAGCCCCCCACCGCAACCGgcaaggccgccgcgcccgtcgccatGCCCAAGCCCACCGCGATGCCCAAGTTCAttcccgccgcctccaagGCTGCGGATGACAAGAAGGGCCCGGGCGGCTGGAGCAGCTCGCACCTTCCCCCGACTCGCTGA